In Nocardia yunnanensis, one DNA window encodes the following:
- a CDS encoding helix-turn-helix transcriptional regulator: MGNGRGSDLGGFLRSRRERLTPAAAGIEPDTTPRRVAGLRREELAELAGVSVGYYTRLEQGVSASASGAVIDALAAALRLDAAEHEHLRTLAAPQRPTRSRSRRSTLRPSIRELLGALPGVAAIVIDHRTEVLAWNPLGHALLASHVDIDAPDTRVRPNIARMLFLDPHHRALYRDWPAKAQVTVAALQQAVARHPGDRLLEQLVGQLAVDSPEFAKMWARRPVQTCSYYVRELDHPLVGRVALANETVSLPDDDQQIGLFYARPGTPDADALALLAQSIAPTREENPR; the protein is encoded by the coding sequence GTGGGCAATGGACGTGGGAGTGATCTCGGCGGGTTTCTGCGGAGTCGGCGGGAACGGCTGACGCCGGCGGCGGCGGGTATCGAACCCGATACGACTCCGCGGCGGGTCGCGGGGCTGCGTCGGGAGGAGTTGGCGGAGCTGGCCGGGGTGAGCGTGGGCTATTACACTCGACTCGAGCAAGGGGTGAGTGCGAGCGCTTCCGGCGCGGTCATCGATGCGCTGGCTGCGGCATTGCGGCTCGACGCCGCGGAGCACGAGCATTTGCGAACGCTCGCCGCGCCGCAGCGGCCGACCCGATCTCGTTCCCGCCGAAGCACATTGCGGCCTTCGATACGGGAATTGCTCGGGGCGCTTCCCGGCGTAGCGGCGATCGTGATCGACCACCGGACCGAGGTGCTGGCGTGGAACCCCCTCGGCCACGCGCTGCTGGCGAGCCATGTCGACATCGACGCCCCGGATACGCGGGTTCGGCCGAACATCGCCCGGATGCTGTTCCTCGATCCGCATCACCGTGCGTTGTATCGCGACTGGCCTGCCAAGGCTCAGGTCACCGTCGCGGCTCTGCAGCAGGCGGTCGCGCGGCATCCGGGCGACCGCCTGCTCGAACAACTCGTCGGCCAACTTGCCGTCGACAGCCCGGAATTTGCGAAGATGTGGGCGCGGCGGCCCGTGCAAACCTGCTCGTATTACGTGCGTGAACTCGACCATCCGCTGGTCGGACGCGTGGCCCTGGCGAACGAGACGGTCAGCTTGCCCGACGATGATCAGCAGATCGGGCTGTTCTACGCGCGTCCTGGCACGCCTGATGCCGATGCGCTCGCCTTGCTGGCGCAGAGCATCGCACCAACTCGGGAGGAGAATCCGCGATGA
- a CDS encoding DJ-1/PfpI family protein has product MHTQVVLFDGFDPLDAIAPYEVLYAGGTASDGAVTVELVSAEGPREVPSGTAGLTLRATGSIDLGRADLLVVPGASGRVGEPGEVPDHDLGAGERQQDELIPVLLGRTLETELPALLAQAMHDPDITVATVCGGSLILAMAGQLEGRHATTHPLGLHLLDATGAHALRARIVDDGDLITAGGVTSGLDLGLYLLEREMGPRIAHAVEELFCHERRGTVWRAQGLSPSAF; this is encoded by the coding sequence ATGCACACCCAGGTCGTCCTGTTCGACGGCTTCGACCCACTCGATGCCATCGCCCCGTACGAGGTGCTGTACGCCGGTGGTACGGCCTCCGACGGTGCGGTGACCGTCGAGCTGGTCTCCGCCGAGGGTCCTCGCGAGGTACCGAGCGGCACTGCGGGATTGACGCTGCGCGCCACCGGATCCATAGATCTCGGACGCGCGGATCTGCTTGTAGTGCCCGGCGCTTCCGGTCGTGTCGGCGAACCCGGCGAGGTCCCCGACCACGACCTGGGTGCGGGTGAACGGCAGCAGGACGAACTCATTCCCGTGCTGCTGGGCCGCACCTTGGAAACCGAACTACCCGCACTCCTGGCGCAGGCGATGCACGATCCGGATATCACGGTCGCCACGGTCTGCGGCGGCTCGCTCATCCTAGCGATGGCGGGCCAGCTGGAGGGACGCCACGCCACCACCCACCCGTTGGGCCTCCACCTCTTGGACGCCACCGGCGCTCATGCGCTTCGCGCCCGCATCGTGGATGACGGCGACCTGATCACCGCGGGCGGCGTCACCTCCGGACTCGACCTGGGCCTGTACCTGCTCGAGCGTGAAATGGGCCCGCGCATAGCGCATGCGGTCGAGGAACTGTTCTGCCACGAGCGCCGCGGCACCGTCTGGCGCGCCCAAGGACTGTCGCCCTCCGCTTTCTGA
- a CDS encoding GNAT family N-acetyltransferase, with the protein MTTLPVGLEFEHYDKAQARDLRTVVEEIYRRSYIEAIASGDTFDEPESFMARFDAYTNPAQTSRFELVIARIDSEPVGQTWGWPLRPNAAWWGNLELDDPDADRQEFITETGRRTFALSELMVCAQYQGHGIARALHDDLLGHRPEERATLLVEPENSRAYAKYVKWGWHRVGTLRPRWPEAPRLDVLIRDLR; encoded by the coding sequence ATGACTACCCTGCCCGTCGGCCTGGAATTCGAGCACTACGACAAGGCCCAGGCGCGCGACCTCCGCACCGTCGTCGAGGAGATCTACCGTCGGTCATACATCGAAGCCATCGCGTCAGGCGACACGTTCGACGAACCCGAGTCATTCATGGCCCGGTTCGATGCGTACACCAACCCAGCCCAAACGTCGCGGTTCGAGCTGGTTATCGCGCGAATCGATAGCGAACCAGTCGGCCAGACTTGGGGCTGGCCACTTCGTCCCAACGCCGCATGGTGGGGCAATCTCGAACTCGACGATCCAGATGCTGACCGCCAGGAGTTCATAACCGAAACCGGCAGGCGCACATTCGCACTCAGCGAACTCATGGTTTGCGCCCAGTACCAGGGCCACGGAATCGCGCGGGCACTTCACGATGACCTGCTCGGCCACCGACCCGAGGAACGAGCGACATTGCTTGTCGAGCCGGAGAACTCACGCGCGTATGCAAAATACGTCAAATGGGGATGGCATAGAGTAGGCACGCTGCGCCCACGATGGCCCGAGGCCCCACGTCTGGATGTCCTGATTCGCGACCTCAGGTGA
- a CDS encoding VIT1/CCC1 transporter family protein has translation MGLATRLNWLRAGVLGANDGIVSVAGIVVGVAAATSSTTAIATAGVAGLAAGAVSMALGEYVSVSTQRDSERALLETERRELAEQPEEELAELAAIYRAKGLSAATAQAVAEELTARDAFTAHAEAELGIDPDELTNPVHAAFSSALSFTLGALLPLLAILTPQSMRVPVTMAAVLAALALTGAAGAHLGQAPVGRATVRVLAGGALAMLTTYLIGHLVGMAI, from the coding sequence ATGGGATTGGCGACGCGCCTGAACTGGCTGCGCGCCGGCGTATTGGGAGCAAACGACGGGATCGTCTCGGTGGCGGGCATCGTGGTGGGCGTGGCCGCGGCCACCAGCAGCACCACCGCCATCGCCACCGCGGGTGTGGCCGGGCTGGCGGCCGGCGCCGTGTCGATGGCGCTGGGCGAATACGTCTCGGTGAGCACCCAGCGCGACAGCGAACGCGCCCTGCTCGAGACCGAGCGCCGCGAATTGGCCGAGCAGCCAGAGGAGGAACTCGCCGAACTCGCCGCGATCTATCGCGCCAAGGGACTGTCCGCGGCGACGGCGCAGGCGGTCGCGGAGGAGCTCACCGCGCGCGACGCCTTCACCGCCCACGCCGAAGCCGAACTCGGTATCGATCCCGACGAGCTGACCAACCCCGTGCATGCCGCGTTCTCCTCGGCGCTGTCGTTCACGCTGGGCGCGTTGCTGCCGCTGCTGGCGATCTTGACCCCGCAGTCGATGCGGGTGCCGGTCACCATGGCCGCGGTGCTCGCCGCCTTGGCGCTGACCGGTGCGGCGGGCGCGCACCTCGGGCAAGCCCCGGTGGGCCGGGCGACCGTTCGGGTCCTCGCGGGCGGTGCGCTCGCGATGCTCACCACCTACCTGATCGGGCACCTGGTCGGTATGGCGATCTGA
- a CDS encoding carboxymuconolactone decarboxylase family protein — MGAESTVSNVRYERGMELLRSVGGDSADTVIDGIAEIAPDLARYTVEFGYGDIYHRPGLTLRQRQLANIAALAAMGTAAPQLRFHIDGALNVGVTPAEVVETLIHISVYSGIPAAINGLTVAKTVFADRPESASPVVVAPISPEETLAERHQRGLEALDRIDGEAGHQVVAALADIAPDLAGYIIDFSFGDVYSRPGLDLPTRELVTVAACTALGTAAPQLRVHLHGLLNVGGTRAEAIEVITQMAAYAGFPAALNALTAAREVFAHRDAEGRSE, encoded by the coding sequence ATGGGTGCCGAGTCGACGGTGTCGAATGTCCGTTACGAGCGTGGGATGGAACTGCTGCGGTCCGTCGGGGGTGACTCCGCCGATACCGTGATCGATGGCATCGCGGAAATCGCACCGGACTTGGCCCGGTACACCGTCGAATTCGGGTACGGCGACATCTATCACCGCCCGGGTCTCACGCTGCGCCAGCGCCAGCTCGCCAATATCGCGGCGCTGGCGGCCATGGGTACCGCGGCGCCGCAGTTGCGTTTCCACATCGATGGGGCGCTGAACGTCGGCGTCACACCGGCCGAGGTCGTCGAGACCCTCATCCACATCAGCGTCTACTCCGGCATTCCCGCCGCCATCAATGGATTGACCGTCGCCAAAACGGTTTTCGCCGACCGGCCGGAATCCGCGAGCCCGGTCGTGGTCGCGCCGATTTCCCCCGAGGAGACGCTCGCCGAACGTCATCAGCGCGGCCTCGAGGCGCTCGATCGCATCGACGGCGAGGCCGGCCACCAGGTCGTCGCCGCCCTGGCCGATATCGCCCCCGACCTCGCCGGCTACATCATCGATTTCTCCTTCGGCGACGTCTACTCCCGCCCCGGCCTCGACCTCCCCACCCGAGAGTTGGTCACCGTCGCCGCCTGCACGGCCCTGGGCACCGCCGCCCCCCAACTCCGCGTGCACCTCCACGGCCTGCTCAATGTCGGCGGCACCCGCGCCGAAGCCATCGAGGTCATCACCCAGATGGCCGCCTACGCCGGCTTCCCTGCCGCCCTCAACGCCCTCACCGCCGCCCGCGAAGTCTTCGCCCACCGCGACGCCGAGGGCCGCAGCGAGTAA
- a CDS encoding SDR family NAD(P)-dependent oxidoreductase, with the protein MSKILITGANKGIGREAARQLVAAGHTVYLGSRDAERGRRAAEQVGAQPIQIDITDDASVAAAVHTLENEGGLDVLVNNAGMQNEMRPDGSVLGAADLTADMMRETFDTNVFGTVRVLHAFLPLLQKSGSPVIVNVASGLASLARATTPGPGYDYPGVAYRSSKTAVNVLTIEYAKAFPGIRINSVEPGYTKTDLNFDNGAQSVEEAAAIIVRMAQIGADGPTGGFFGNDGPLPW; encoded by the coding sequence ATGAGCAAGATACTGATCACCGGAGCCAACAAGGGAATCGGCCGCGAGGCCGCCCGCCAACTCGTCGCCGCGGGGCATACCGTCTATCTCGGCAGCCGTGATGCCGAACGTGGCCGGCGGGCGGCGGAACAGGTTGGGGCGCAACCCATTCAGATCGACATCACCGACGACGCGTCCGTGGCGGCGGCGGTGCACACCCTCGAGAACGAGGGCGGGCTGGACGTCCTGGTCAACAACGCGGGCATGCAGAACGAGATGCGGCCGGACGGCTCGGTGCTCGGCGCGGCCGATCTCACGGCGGACATGATGCGAGAGACCTTCGACACCAACGTCTTCGGCACCGTGCGGGTACTGCACGCATTCCTGCCGCTACTGCAGAAGTCCGGCTCCCCCGTCATCGTCAATGTCGCCAGCGGACTCGCCTCGCTGGCTCGGGCCACCACGCCCGGCCCGGGCTACGACTATCCGGGCGTGGCGTATCGGTCCTCCAAGACCGCCGTCAATGTGCTGACCATCGAATACGCCAAGGCGTTTCCGGGCATTCGGATCAACTCGGTCGAGCCGGGTTACACGAAGACCGATCTCAACTTCGACAACGGGGCGCAGAGCGTCGAGGAGGCCGCCGCGATCATCGTGCGCATGGCCCAGATCGGCGCCGACGGGCCGACCGGCGGGTTCTTCGGCAACGACGGCCCGCTGCCCTGGTGA
- a CDS encoding carboxymuconolactone decarboxylase family protein codes for MRTINRIVNYLRVFGRARRHRTDLAGWLVRRPLLLLGTGIYESMLMFSNRVDPHLKELAELKTAALVNCEFCLDIGSALAHYGGLTEAQVTELSKYRDSAAYNELEKLVLAYAEAMTVTPTDLDLEELRAQLSKHLSRAQLAELAAAIAWENQRSRLNQGLGVRATGMADGMACALPEPRRAAE; via the coding sequence ATGCGAACGATCAATCGGATTGTCAACTATCTCAGGGTTTTCGGGCGCGCTCGGCGGCATCGGACCGATCTGGCCGGCTGGTTGGTTCGGCGGCCGCTGTTGCTGTTGGGTACCGGCATCTACGAGTCGATGCTGATGTTCTCCAATCGGGTGGACCCTCACCTCAAGGAACTGGCCGAGTTGAAGACTGCTGCGCTGGTCAACTGTGAGTTCTGCCTCGATATCGGGTCGGCGCTGGCCCATTACGGGGGCCTGACCGAGGCGCAGGTGACCGAGCTGTCGAAATACCGTGACAGCGCGGCGTACAACGAACTGGAGAAGCTTGTCCTCGCCTATGCGGAGGCCATGACGGTCACTCCGACCGATCTGGATCTCGAGGAGTTGCGCGCCCAACTTTCGAAGCATCTGAGCAGAGCTCAGCTGGCCGAACTCGCCGCCGCCATCGCGTGGGAAAATCAGCGGTCCCGGCTCAATCAGGGGCTCGGCGTGCGCGCCACGGGGATGGCGGACGGTATGGCCTGCGCACTTCCTGAGCCTCGCCGCGCAGCCGAGTAA
- a CDS encoding DUF6010 family protein, with translation MPIILGLVYCLVMSLIAEPHRRRFNAIMVAGAGAAYLSGGGLGPWELPFTALTAYVAYRGLESWTFIGLGWLLHTAWDVIHLLKGHPILPFAHNSSLGCAICDPVIAAWCFAGGPSRRRSAAYPPAPA, from the coding sequence ATGCCGATCATTCTCGGCCTCGTGTACTGCCTCGTGATGTCCTTGATCGCCGAGCCGCACCGGCGCCGCTTCAACGCCATCATGGTCGCCGGCGCGGGCGCGGCCTACCTGAGCGGTGGCGGCCTCGGTCCGTGGGAGTTGCCATTTACCGCGCTCACCGCGTACGTCGCCTACCGTGGACTGGAGTCCTGGACCTTCATCGGTCTCGGATGGCTGCTGCATACCGCGTGGGATGTCATCCACTTGCTCAAAGGCCACCCGATCCTGCCGTTCGCGCACAACTCGTCCCTGGGTTGCGCCATCTGCGACCCGGTCATCGCCGCATGGTGCTTCGCGGGCGGCCCCTCGCGACGACGGTCAGCGGCGTATCCGCCCGCACCCGCGTGA
- a CDS encoding GlxA family transcriptional regulator gives MHTVAILALDQVIPFDLSTPIEVFSRARLPDGRAAYQVRVCAERDEIDAGAFTLRARGGLAELRDADTIIVPGIADPRAPLTPAAGEALRAAAAGGTRIASICVGTFPLAASGLLAGLRVTTHWRAAELLAATYPDLEVDPDVLYVDNGQFLTSAGAAAGMDLCLHMIRRDYGSAVAADAARLSVMPLEREGGQAQFIVFDHTPTPRGSELEAVLTWLRENLARDLTLADIAEQAGTSTRTLIRHFRDQTGTTPLQWLHRARIRQAQHLLETTQHSVERIGRQVGFGSPTAFRDRFKRTTGVSPQTYRRTFS, from the coding sequence ATGCATACCGTCGCGATTCTCGCGCTGGATCAGGTCATCCCGTTCGATCTGTCCACTCCGATCGAGGTCTTCTCCCGGGCGCGCCTGCCCGACGGGCGGGCCGCCTACCAGGTTCGGGTGTGCGCCGAACGCGACGAGATCGACGCCGGCGCCTTCACATTGCGCGCCCGGGGCGGACTGGCCGAGTTGCGGGACGCGGACACGATCATCGTGCCGGGCATCGCCGACCCCAGGGCCCCGCTCACTCCCGCCGCGGGCGAGGCATTGCGGGCGGCGGCCGCCGGTGGCACGCGGATCGCGTCCATCTGTGTGGGCACGTTCCCGCTCGCCGCGTCCGGGCTGCTGGCCGGGCTGCGCGTCACGACCCATTGGCGCGCGGCCGAATTGCTGGCCGCCACCTACCCGGACCTCGAGGTCGATCCGGACGTCCTCTACGTCGACAACGGCCAATTCCTCACCTCGGCCGGCGCGGCCGCGGGGATGGATCTGTGCCTGCACATGATTCGTCGCGACTACGGTTCGGCGGTGGCCGCCGATGCGGCGCGGCTGTCGGTGATGCCGCTCGAACGTGAAGGCGGGCAAGCGCAATTCATCGTCTTCGACCACACGCCCACACCGCGCGGCTCCGAACTGGAGGCGGTACTGACCTGGTTGCGCGAGAACCTCGCCCGCGACCTCACCCTCGCCGACATCGCCGAGCAGGCCGGAACCAGCACCCGCACCCTCATCCGCCACTTCCGCGACCAGACCGGCACCACGCCGCTGCAATGGCTGCACCGGGCACGTATCCGCCAGGCCCAGCACCTGCTCGAAACCACACAGCACTCGGTGGAACGCATCGGCCGCCAGGTCGGCTTCGGCTCACCGACAGCGTTTCGCGACCGATTCAAGCGCACTACGGGCGTCAGTCCGCAGACCTACCGGCGCACCTTCAGCTGA
- a CDS encoding alpha/beta fold hydrolase yields MIHGGPDWDHSYLCQPLGRLASSKRLLLPDLRGCGRSARGLPIHRYHPDAAVADLLTILDSFAITMTDVLGFSYGGLLAQRLAAAAPQRIRRMIIASSSIIPMPANAYDGWAERDALLASEAAVWSDPTLSGPKRPRAAAFASARANVWRADALPELLKRLRVVWFSSEWDRARRAGVLPSARLDDAVSVLIRTEIPILLLHGRYDMVFPPMLAEQAAAQMPNATAVVLDDAGHMAHIDQPEVWLDAIANFLE; encoded by the coding sequence GTGATCCATGGCGGACCTGATTGGGATCATAGTTACCTCTGCCAACCTCTCGGGCGACTTGCCAGCTCGAAACGGCTACTGCTGCCGGACCTTCGGGGCTGTGGCCGTTCTGCCCGTGGACTGCCAATTCATCGGTACCACCCAGACGCGGCGGTCGCTGACTTGCTGACGATTCTGGACAGCTTCGCCATCACGATGACGGACGTGCTTGGCTTCTCCTACGGCGGTCTGCTGGCGCAGCGCCTTGCTGCCGCCGCCCCGCAGCGGATTCGGCGCATGATTATTGCGTCCAGCAGCATCATCCCAATGCCCGCCAATGCCTACGACGGCTGGGCGGAGAGGGATGCACTACTGGCATCGGAAGCGGCGGTGTGGTCGGACCCAACACTCAGCGGTCCGAAGCGCCCCCGGGCGGCAGCGTTTGCTAGTGCCCGTGCCAACGTGTGGCGGGCCGACGCGTTGCCCGAACTTCTCAAACGGCTTCGTGTCGTGTGGTTTTCCTCAGAGTGGGATCGGGCGCGCCGCGCAGGCGTTCTGCCTTCGGCGCGACTCGACGATGCAGTCTCGGTGTTGATCCGGACCGAAATCCCAATCCTCCTCCTGCACGGCCGCTATGACATGGTCTTTCCCCCAATGCTGGCGGAGCAGGCGGCGGCGCAGATGCCGAACGCGACGGCGGTCGTGCTCGACGATGCCGGACACATGGCCCACATCGATCAGCCCGAAGTGTGGCTGGACGCCATTGCGAACTTCCTCGAATGA
- a CDS encoding arabinosyltransferase domain-containing protein, translating into MRSVSGGDFRIRLGALIAGVLGVVLAVLTPLLPVRQDRASVDWQQAQAVQVSLPLVDYVPLSMDVNVPCAVLRDMAAGTVLSTVPVQAPGADGKGLIARVEDKAGAGRTLSVVLRGMPLLTASVFEMTGVGTASEAAVGPGGDAPGAGANTPAGNEGGGSGASGSMPTPGSTPSPGSTPSPGSTPPPGSTPPPGSTPPPGSTPPPGSTPPPGATPPSGAVPPGSDPLRGATPAPGSTPPADVPALPVTPGSGAGVTPNMAQHAGCGALVVHSDASGTTAELTGMNRADGSPLRTTVDKDVRPQIVGVYTDLDRMRLSDARLHAEIDSRFSSSPSVLKLAAMAGAALCTLIALVCLYFIDAADGRRRRRFLPVRWWRLTLTDAVVLVVLGVWHVIGANTSDDGYILTMARVSKVAGYTANYYRWYGVAEAPFGWPYELLAQMTRLTDASLFMRVPALLAGVLCWWVISREVLPRLGSRVRGSGARWTAALVFLAMWLPYNNGLRPEPLIALGALLTWCSIERAIATRRLLPAAVAVLIAAFSLAAGPSGLICLAALFAGSRRVLGILIAQVREESNRVLGYLGRIAPVLTAGALVLTVVFADQTIASVSEATRVRKLVGPNMSWPDEPARWISLLSLTPDGSLSRRFGVLAMLLCLGACFAVVLRKGGRIPDTARGPVARMLGITVMSLVLMAFTPTKWTHHFGVYAGLAAALAAVTTVALGGTVIRAPYLRSLFAAAVLFLVAFCFTGSNGWWYVSGYGVRWPDRAPAIGGIGIASLIFGLGAVCLAVAAWQYYREPYRESRSTGRAFGRISIRPLTVAAAALVLFEVGTMASAAWSQYPAYSVALSNLRALQGHPCAMADDVLVEDKPEDSVLLPYTGAAADGLGADNAGFTANGVGDLAPEGTGPGGGAGGGGSKQPSPPPGGGPSDKPKAEPGINGSTVALPYGLDPKRTPVMGSYATGQAQGAHLTTQWYRMDLAAVQRDSSYRVLVLTVAGRIAAADGDHKAEGAQLRLEFAHRAEDGSVRALGDLVPPNVGGAPDWRNLPIDLDRIPAGTNAVRLVAKADDPTGMQWVAVTPPRLPHLTSLESIVGDDAPVLTDFHVGLAFPCQHPLDHRDGVAQVPVWRILPDKLNSQVSESWEGATGGGPVGWMGLLLKSQTVPAYLDHDWTRDWGELQRLTPAVDAPSAVVDVRVEDRWGWVNDSPIMAGADPGQNR; encoded by the coding sequence GTGCGTTCAGTTTCTGGGGGAGATTTCCGAATTCGACTGGGCGCCCTCATCGCGGGGGTGCTCGGTGTCGTCTTGGCGGTGCTCACACCGTTGCTGCCGGTTCGGCAGGATCGGGCGAGCGTGGATTGGCAACAGGCGCAGGCGGTTCAGGTGAGCTTGCCGCTGGTGGATTATGTGCCGCTGTCGATGGATGTGAATGTGCCGTGCGCGGTGTTGCGGGACATGGCGGCGGGGACGGTGTTGTCGACGGTTCCGGTGCAGGCGCCGGGGGCGGACGGCAAGGGGCTGATCGCGCGGGTCGAGGACAAGGCGGGGGCGGGGCGGACGCTGTCGGTGGTGCTGCGGGGGATGCCGCTGCTGACGGCTTCGGTGTTCGAGATGACCGGGGTGGGAACGGCTTCCGAGGCGGCGGTTGGGCCGGGCGGGGATGCGCCGGGGGCGGGGGCGAATACGCCGGCGGGTAATGAGGGTGGGGGGTCGGGGGCGTCGGGTTCGATGCCGACGCCTGGTTCGACACCGTCGCCTGGCTCTACGCCGTCGCCTGGTTCGACACCGCCTCCCGGCTCTACACCGCCGCCTGGCTCTACGCCGCCTCCCGGTTCGACGCCGCCTCCCGGCTCTACACCGCCGCCTGGCGCGACGCCGCCCTCCGGTGCGGTGCCGCCGGGTTCGGATCCGCTTCGAGGGGCGACGCCGGCGCCTGGCAGCACTCCACCCGCTGACGTTCCCGCGCTGCCGGTCACGCCGGGATCGGGGGCCGGCGTGACGCCGAACATGGCGCAGCATGCGGGTTGTGGTGCGCTGGTGGTGCATTCGGACGCCTCCGGCACCACTGCCGAGTTGACGGGGATGAATCGCGCGGACGGTAGCCCGCTGCGGACGACCGTCGACAAGGATGTGCGCCCGCAGATCGTGGGCGTCTACACCGACCTGGACCGGATGCGGTTGAGCGACGCTCGCCTGCATGCCGAGATCGATTCACGGTTCTCGTCGAGTCCGAGCGTGCTGAAGCTGGCGGCCATGGCCGGTGCGGCGTTGTGCACGCTGATCGCGCTGGTGTGCCTGTATTTCATCGATGCCGCGGACGGTCGTCGCAGGCGTCGGTTCCTGCCGGTGCGCTGGTGGCGGCTCACACTGACCGATGCGGTGGTGCTGGTCGTGCTCGGGGTGTGGCATGTGATCGGGGCCAACACTTCCGATGACGGCTACATCCTCACCATGGCGCGGGTGTCCAAGGTCGCGGGCTACACCGCGAACTATTACCGCTGGTACGGGGTCGCGGAAGCGCCGTTCGGATGGCCCTATGAACTGCTGGCGCAGATGACACGGCTGACCGATGCCAGCCTGTTCATGCGTGTGCCCGCGCTGCTGGCGGGGGTTCTGTGCTGGTGGGTGATCAGCCGGGAGGTGTTGCCGCGGCTGGGATCTCGGGTGCGGGGCAGTGGGGCTCGATGGACGGCCGCATTGGTGTTTCTGGCCATGTGGCTGCCGTACAACAACGGGCTGCGGCCGGAACCGCTGATCGCATTGGGCGCCTTGCTGACCTGGTGCTCGATCGAGCGAGCCATTGCCACGCGGCGGCTGCTGCCGGCGGCTGTCGCGGTATTGATCGCGGCGTTCTCCCTGGCGGCCGGCCCGTCGGGGTTGATCTGTCTGGCAGCGCTTTTTGCTGGCTCTCGGCGAGTGCTGGGCATCCTTATCGCCCAGGTGCGTGAGGAGTCGAACCGGGTACTGGGGTATCTCGGCCGGATCGCGCCGGTGCTGACCGCGGGCGCGCTTGTGTTGACCGTCGTGTTCGCCGATCAGACCATCGCCTCGGTCTCCGAGGCAACGCGGGTGCGAAAGCTGGTCGGGCCCAATATGTCTTGGCCGGATGAGCCGGCGCGGTGGATTTCGCTGCTGTCGCTGACGCCGGATGGATCGTTGTCGCGGCGGTTCGGGGTGCTCGCGATGCTGCTGTGCCTGGGCGCGTGTTTCGCGGTGGTGCTGCGTAAGGGCGGGCGGATTCCGGATACCGCTCGGGGGCCGGTGGCTCGGATGCTGGGGATCACGGTGATGTCGCTGGTGCTCATGGCATTCACGCCGACCAAGTGGACGCATCATTTCGGTGTGTACGCGGGACTGGCGGCGGCATTGGCGGCGGTTACCACTGTCGCGTTGGGCGGCACTGTGATTCGAGCCCCGTATCTGCGCTCACTGTTCGCGGCGGCGGTTTTGTTCCTGGTGGCGTTCTGCTTCACCGGGTCGAACGGCTGGTGGTATGTGTCGGGGTATGGCGTGCGGTGGCCTGACCGTGCACCGGCGATCGGCGGGATCGGCATCGCCTCGCTGATTTTCGGGCTCGGGGCGGTGTGCCTGGCGGTGGCTGCTTGGCAGTACTACCGGGAGCCGTATCGCGAGAGTCGTTCTACTGGACGCGCTTTCGGTCGCATCTCTATTCGGCCGTTGACTGTTGCGGCTGCCGCGCTGGTGCTGTTCGAGGTGGGGACGATGGCTTCGGCGGCCTGGTCGCAGTATCCGGCGTACTCGGTTGCGTTATCGAATCTGCGCGCGTTGCAAGGGCATCCGTGTGCGATGGCGGATGACGTTCTGGTGGAGGACAAGCCGGAGGATTCGGTGCTGCTGCCCTACACCGGGGCGGCGGCCGATGGGCTTGGCGCGGACAATGCCGGGTTCACGGCCAATGGCGTCGGCGACCTCGCGCCGGAGGGGACGGGGCCTGGCGGCGGCGCAGGTGGTGGCGGTTCCAAACAGCCTTCTCCCCCGCCGGGCGGCGGACCGTCGGACAAGCCAAAGGCCGAGCCTGGGATCAATGGCAGTACGGTGGCACTGCCGTATGGGCTGGATCCGAAACGTACTCCGGTCATGGGCAGTTACGCCACGGGGCAGGCGCAGGGCGCGCATTTGACTACTCAGTGGTATCGCATGGATCTGGCTGCGGTGCAGCGGGATTCCAGTTATCGCGTGTTGGTGTTGACGGTCGCGGGGCGCATTGCCGCGGCGGATGGTGACCACAAGGCCGAGGGCGCACAGCTGCGTCTGGAGTTCGCCCATCGCGCCGAGGACGGCAGCGTGCGGGCGCTCGGCGATCTGGTGCCGCCGAATGTCGGCGGTGCACCGGACTGGCGCAATCTTCCGATCGATCTGGATCGAATTCCGGCTGGCACCAACGCTGTTCGCTTGGTCGCCAAGGCCGATGATCCGACCGGCATGCAGTGGGTGGCGGTGACGCCGCCGCGCCTGCCGCATCTGACCAGCCTCGAGTCGATAGTCGGCGACGACGCTCCCGTATTGACCGACTTCCATGTGGGACTGGCATTTCCGTGCCAGCACCCGCTCGACCATCGTGACGGGGTGGCGCAGGTTCCGGTGTGGCGCATTCTGCCCGACAAGTTGAATTCGCAGGTGTCCGAGAGCTGGGAGGGCGCGACGGGGGGCGGGCCGGTCGGATGGATGGGGCTATTGCTGAAGTCGCAGACCGTCCCGGCTTACCTCGATCACGATTGGACTCGGGATTGGGGTGAATTGCAGCGGCTTACACCGGCTGTGGATGCTCCCAGCGCTGTTGTCGATGTGCGCGTGGAGGATCGGTGGGGGTGGGTGAACGACAGTCCGATTATGGCTGGGGCGGATCCTGGTCAGAATCGGTGA